GGAAGATATTAGATGAGGTCATTAAAGTTCTCAAAGCGGAAGGGTTTAATAGTGTGAGGATATACAATGAACTCGGACTACTTTTGGCGGAGGGATAGGTATGGTTCCGCCCGAACTCGACGAAGGGCTTCCCCTTGAAAGGATTAAGGACTTTTCCCTTGAGGAGCTCCTTGGAATGGCGATAAAGGCCGAAATAGGTGCGAGGAAGTTCTACGAAAGCCTTGCCGAGAGGATAGAAATTCAGGAGCTTAAGAACAAGATAGAGTGGCTCGCGGGAGAGGAGAAGAAGCATGAGGAGCTTCTGAGGAAAATCTACGCCAATATGTTCCCGGGAAAGGAAGTTGTCTTTCCCAAGGAGCACATAGGGCCCGAGCTCAAGCCTGTCGCGAGAGAACTTCACGGCGTTCAGGACATAATAGACCTCATTCGCTGGGCCATGAAGGCCGAGGAGATAGCTGCGAAGTTCTACGCTGAGCTTGAGGACATGGTAGACACAGATGAGAAAAAGAGATTAATGCGTTACCTCAGCGACATGGAGTGGGGCCACTACTACAACCTCAAGGCCGAGTACGAGTTGCTCCT
This DNA window, taken from Thermococcus sp., encodes the following:
- a CDS encoding ferritin family protein; amino-acid sequence: MVPPELDEGLPLERIKDFSLEELLGMAIKAEIGARKFYESLAERIEIQELKNKIEWLAGEEKKHEELLRKIYANMFPGKEVVFPKEHIGPELKPVARELHGVQDIIDLIRWAMKAEEIAAKFYAELEDMVDTDEKKRLMRYLSDMEWGHYYNLKAEYELLLDWAMYSQMMNVGP